From the Lathyrus oleraceus cultivar Zhongwan6 chromosome 4, CAAS_Psat_ZW6_1.0, whole genome shotgun sequence genome, one window contains:
- the LOC127135389 gene encoding protein PIN-LIKES 7: protein MSFWEQLGVASAPIIQVLLISAVGAFMATDHGDNLLSTDFRKSLNKIVFYAFTPSLIFASFAKSVSLDDMISWWFMPVNIGLTFLIGGILGWIIVKLLKPNLKVEGLIIASCSTGNMGNLPVVIIPAICNQRVTPFGTHDDCRARALSYSFFSLALGGVFVWTFTYQLIRQSSMKYKAVVADELSKVANADLDTNVKTQLLKGNVSVGDAENQILVDQGLTTVPNTKSFMYKMMEGSSQTLKEVMSPPTIATFLGFLFGGVKWLRSLIIGQDAPLKVIQDSIQLLGDGTIPCITILLGGNLVQGMSSTSIKPFVLICIIIARFFFLPAIGFFIVKSAASLGFLPLDPLFQYVLVIQYALPPAMNISTMAQLFEVGTEEFSVILLWTYGAAAIALTLWSTFLLWSLS, encoded by the exons ATGAGTTTTTGGGAGCAATTGGGGGTGGCATCTGCCCCTATCATTCAAGTCCTTCTGATAAGTGCAGTCGGAGCTTTTATGGCAACTGACCATGGTGATAATCTTCTTTCGACGGACTTTCGAAAATCATTGAACAAG ATTGTCTTCTATGCATTCACTCCTTCACTTATATTTGCAAGTTTTGCAAAGAGTGTTTCTCTTGATGATATGATATCATG GTGGTTTATGCCGGTTAACATTGGACTCACCTTCTTGATTGGAGGGATTCTTGGATGGATAATTGTTAAGCTACTAAAACCTAACTTGAAAGTGGAAGGTCTTATTATTGCTTCATGTTCAACAG GAAATATGGGGAATCTTCCGGTAGTAATCATCCCTGCAATCTGTAATCAGAGAGTAACACCATTTGGTACACACGACGATTGTCGAGCTAGGGCACTCTCTTACTCTTTTTTCTCTTTAGCG CTTGGTGGTGTTTTCGTATGGACCTTCACTTACCAACTGATTCGACAAAGTTCAATGAAATATAAGGCGGTTGTGGCTGATGAACTCTCAAAGGTCGCCAACGCAGACCTTGATACTAATGTAAAAACACAACTTCTCAAGGGAAATGTTAGTGTTGGAGACGCCGAGAACCAAATA CTTGTAGACCAAGGTCTGACCACTGTGCCAAACACTAAATCTTTCATGTATAAAATGATGGAAGGTTCAAGCCAAACTTTGAAAGAAGTAATGTCACCTCCAACAATCGCTACT TTTTTAGGCTTCCTCTTTGGCGGAGTTAAATGGCTGAGGAGCCTAATAATCGGACAAGACGCTCCACTGAAAGTGATCCAAGACTCCATTCAGCTGCTAGG GGATGGTACAATTCCTTGCATCACCATTTTGCTTGGTGGAAACCTTGTACAAG GCATGAGTTCAACAAGTATCAAACCATTTGTCCTCATTTGTATCATCATTGCAAGATTTTTCTTTCTACCTGCTATTGGATTTTTTATTGTTAAATCAGCTGCAAGTTTAGGGTTCCTCCCACTGGATCCTTTGTTTCAATATGTGTTAGTAATACAGTATGCCCTGCCACCAGCAATGAATATTA GTACGATGGCTCAGCTGTTTGAAGTAGGCACAGAAGAGTTTTCAGTTATACTATTGTGGACATATGGTGCTGCAGCTATAGCACTCACTCTTTGGTCAACATTTCTCCTATGGTCATTATCTTAA